The following DNA comes from Flavobacterium sp. N3904.
CCTTAAAAATTGTATATTCAGGACTGTGATAATCTTCCAAACCATTAAAATCACTCAAATTATCATAATTTACATAAGTCACAACTTCAAAATTATGATACCTCCCGTTGAAACTAACTGGGTCCTTGATTGTTGTACAACTGATAAATACTGCCGGAAATGAATCTCCATCGGCTATTTCATTATTCATTAAATCATCAAAATTGGCATCGTCGTTCTCATCTTTCATCATCCAAATATTTCCAGAATCAATCCCAAACTGAGTGACATCCATATCCAATGTCAAAAATAAAATCAAGGAAGTTACCGAGTATTTCGTTTTTTCTAATTTCTTAACCAAGCCCTTACTTAAGTTTGGTTTACCAACAAGATTTAAATAAGTAATCGATGGATCGGCATTTGAAATGATATTCTTTGCAAATATTTTTTGCCCGTTTTTAAGTTGAACTCCTATTGCTTTTTTGTCTTCAATTATAATTTTATCAACATCTTGTTTTACACGAACTTCACCACCATGTCTTTTTACTCCATTGGTCATTGCCTTTACAATACCGCCACCGCCACCCATGGGATAAAAGCCACCATCAAAATAGTGATTCATAACCGAACAGTGTACTGGAAAACAAGCCTTTTTAGGTGAAAGCCCATGATCTCCACATTGTATATTCAAAACAGCCTTTAGTAAAGGATCTTTAATGTGCCAACCGATCACTCTTTTTAATGGAAATAATGAAAATTTACCAAAGTGTTTGGTTCTAAAAGGAACCGTAATATTTTGCCAAAAACCCTTCAAAGTTGGGATTAATTGCAGTTCCTTATTTACTCTTTGCACAAGAGTCAAGTATTCTTTTATATTTTTTTCTTCATTTGGAAATCGGGCGACAAGAGTATCTGTTAAATTATTTACTCCCGATGGAAAATGAAATGTTTCGTTTCCAATAACACCATGTTCGTAAGCGTATTTATTCATTCGAAAAAAAACCATGTCATTTGCAATTCCAAGGCCTCTGTACAATTCGTTAGTAGATTGGCCCTCATCGATAAGTCCCACATAATGAACTCCCGGACTAAAACGTTGCCCATTTAAAGTAAAACTATGACTCCAGCCGCCAGGAACATAATGTTGCTCCAAAACCAAAACTTTTTGACCGGCTCTCGCCAAACATATTGCGGTGGCTAACCCTCCAACACCAGAACCTATAATAACTGAATCGTATTCTTCCATAGTTTATTTTTAATAAATCAAAGTAAAAAATAAAGAATTTTTTCGTTACGATTACAGTATTTAACAATCCTTCAATGCTACAAAAAACTGCTTTTAATGGGTATTAGATTCCCAAAAATCAAAATAATTAAACCATTGCAAAGGATATTTTTCCAACATGCCTTCTAGATTTTCTGTATATGCTTTTAGCAATCCTTTTTCATCACGATGTTTAAAATCGGTTTTTCTGGTATATAAATGATAATGCAAATTAGGCTCTTTCATTACATAAACAAAAACTACGGGTACCTTCAATCGGGATGCAATTAAGAAAGGGCCTGCAGGAAATTGTGCCTCTTTATTCAAAAGTTTTTCGGTCAATGATTTTACACCCTCAAAATAACGGTCTCCTGTAAAACAAACCAATTCGTTTCGAGCCAAAGCAGCATTTATTTCAAAAATATGCGACAAATCATTTTGGATAATAATGAATTTTACGCTCGATTTTTTTGAAATGCTTTCGAGGTAGTTTTTTATAGAGGAATGCTCTAAATCAGTAGTAACCAAGTTTATTTGAAAATCAAGATCAATCTCTTCAAAAAAATATTCTGCAATTTCAAAATTGCCAATATGGGCGCTGATAAGAACTCCGCCCTGTTTATTGGATAATAACTCTTTTAAAATTTCGGCGCCATCAAATTCATAGGTAAATCTATTTCGCATTCCTGCAGCAATGGCGATTTTATCAATAATCGTTTGTCCAAAAGTCAGATAACTTTTGAATACATAACATTTGGCTTTTAGGTAGGAGTATCCCTGTCTTTTATTAAAATAATAAAAAATGGATTGATTGCTTTTTTTTAGAAATAAAAAATAATAGGAGGCAACAAAATAAAGTAAAAGATAGGCCGATTTTATACCTGCTTTTTTAATTAAAAATACAAAAATTTGATATCCAAAAACCGTTCCTTTAGACTTGCCATCCCATTGACTCATGAATTAGGCTTTAACTTTTAATTTATTTTCAATTAAATCATAAAAAGTTTGAAATGTAGAAATACCCACAAAATCAACCTCTACCAGTTTAACACCAAAATTAGATTCTATAGAAACTACTAAATCTACATAATCCAAACTATCCAATTGCAAAGTATCTTTCAAGATTGCATCTGGTTGAATATCATCTCCATCTACCTCAAATTCCTCAATTAGGAATCCGTTAATTTTTTCTATTATTGCT
Coding sequences within:
- a CDS encoding phytoene desaturase family protein, producing the protein MEEYDSVIIGSGVGGLATAICLARAGQKVLVLEQHYVPGGWSHSFTLNGQRFSPGVHYVGLIDEGQSTNELYRGLGIANDMVFFRMNKYAYEHGVIGNETFHFPSGVNNLTDTLVARFPNEEKNIKEYLTLVQRVNKELQLIPTLKGFWQNITVPFRTKHFGKFSLFPLKRVIGWHIKDPLLKAVLNIQCGDHGLSPKKACFPVHCSVMNHYFDGGFYPMGGGGGIVKAMTNGVKRHGGEVRVKQDVDKIIIEDKKAIGVQLKNGQKIFAKNIISNADPSITYLNLVGKPNLSKGLVKKLEKTKYSVTSLILFLTLDMDVTQFGIDSGNIWMMKDENDDANFDDLMNNEIADGDSFPAVFISCTTIKDPVSFNGRYHNFEVVTYVNYDNLSDFNGLEDYHSPEYTIFKEKVIDKLMNNIEKIIPGAKKNIVQVALGTPKTNEFYVNSTRGNVYGTEKTLNQVGPFSYKNKSEIENLFLCGASTLSHGVGGATHSGVAAAALILKCTTDELLQDKINQKLRIYDAEDVSTWPDWIHVKRDHKLRNFKDFKVY
- a CDS encoding lipid A biosynthesis acyltransferase, which translates into the protein MSQWDGKSKGTVFGYQIFVFLIKKAGIKSAYLLLYFVASYYFLFLKKSNQSIFYYFNKRQGYSYLKAKCYVFKSYLTFGQTIIDKIAIAAGMRNRFTYEFDGAEILKELLSNKQGGVLISAHIGNFEIAEYFFEEIDLDFQINLVTTDLEHSSIKNYLESISKKSSVKFIIIQNDLSHIFEINAALARNELVCFTGDRYFEGVKSLTEKLLNKEAQFPAGPFLIASRLKVPVVFVYVMKEPNLHYHLYTRKTDFKHRDEKGLLKAYTENLEGMLEKYPLQWFNYFDFWESNTH
- a CDS encoding phosphopantetheine-binding protein produces the protein MNKAAIIEKINGFLIEEFEVDGDDIQPDAILKDTLQLDSLDYVDLVVSIESNFGVKLVEVDFVGISTFQTFYDLIENKLKVKA